In Thalassotalea fonticola, a single genomic region encodes these proteins:
- a CDS encoding outer membrane protein assembly factor BamB family protein, whose translation MQILTPLFRNIFIVLAFLSLFSCGGSGGNEDSGGSSNENILEISGVPNASVVENSEYIFQPVLNSSNQTGIQFSIQKLPSWATFDSATGILSGTPTYNDAGVYADILISVSDGSNNKSLSVFSIEVINVNRLPSLTSLPSIELMETEELVYTVQISDKDNDPVEVNANNLPSWVSFDSESLQLLIQPGLADAGLYPDISITLNDGFEEVTQMLSITVENAITISGKVMDGYIQGALVYVDTNLNKVFDENEIHSYSDKDGSYVLFYPESKLSILKSVPIRAYLGEGAIDESRIEVNYKDTPITISRMPFVDTTSTNDAIANVIISPFTDSIEKGIAHLIEQFYANEINLNELKGAILAEQERLANEVKNELEVDFEQLEISFESFVAVLVGDFIDDTLIGQQMIVLAEELLDAIILLEDVRDSDNDGLVNNVDDDDDNDGVLDEDDTFPLDSTESIDTDLDGLGNNIDGDDDNDGVLDESDVFPLDGAESADTDMDGVGDNADFYQTDASCSAESDGNGTACYLTWLAAQQLNHISYSDAGNIYFYTDSSALLLNFNIESQSFESVTSTAGVTDIEYSEAHQRLYVGYASGEIKYLNDEFTLNHHAQLDNCVSSLIDAGTYLVARECNGYSYGVYKSINTYGDIIAQSQDYYDTSIYTQWNNSLSRLYHFRDGISPNDIISTQINSDGSFVRSDDSPYHGAYSITGPISISYDDSLVLLGSGDIYNADGLSWFGSINTGFDFAFWQVDNSLVTLHISGSTTTLYRRDSEFRVVETVRIEGIVQEVIADGDNASIVLKQAAKLKVYSYIPSSDSDEDGVSNLEDAFPQDIAASVDSDNDGYPDAWNEGKSQLDSSSNLTIDAFPTDSACWLDSHGIDGVCDYGATVPNFVPDVIVADDSGDIYLLSQANNKIYRWLSDSQRYGNPIFVGQSTAVHSLAPTHMAFSSSHQRIYLGYGNGKISYVALADLSAEVDFANTAMPVGGLASVGNFVLAQDGSGAWNTHYIFDRNGQLTDQEDWNRRSQTYAWNSHTSKVYFLRDGTSPNDLHYEEINQVIGTIGAEGDSPYHSSTGIRHPVRVSHDRRHIILGSGSIYDANDLSLVGDLNIAGVDVQWMSNVILTIEDSLNATQLKFWHSSEYTLMGSVTINGTPLKIVQHNDDAIIISKTGSGLSFTKKVIADHDLDTLPGWWEELNQLNDNDSSDAPLDSDNDGLTNLQEFNLLTDPQNSDSDNDGINDGDEVNTYGTQPLDADSDDDGLNDGEEVNTYFTQPLNSDSDSDGLTDEQEVNVYLSNPLNSDSDNDGLADNFEVDNQLNPNVDDAQLDADSDGLDNIGEFTAGSNINKADTDNDGLSDGEEVHTYLTDPTNRDTDADKLPDGWEINFAFNPLLATDATTDFDNDSFDNLTEFFLQSDPTDINSIPVAQPWSGHQGNAAHNGFTALTINSDNLAVRWSISMPAGFDNFNPVTAINGQVFATNYTWYDDEAVYALDAVDGSVLWHKAFTDAGFVNAPTVDNGSVYLQTGTSGDSYLYSFDTNNGELNYKVSYGNQSTRYKAPTVYEQEVYTGGGRYGGSYKYNAINGEELWFTDLAQCGNWTPAVDDEYFYYFSTGFTKADKETGEQVSVFGDSSWRCLTPVLGGQNDAFAIADYSLVAFDLANDNIKWQHNEEGLSSNRFTGEPAVGLGKVYAIKNGSLTVYDQFSGEQLWTWQPLNNNSLSGNLALTNNVLFIGDGTNTYAVDITTHQQVWSYPAFGHISLSLEGALYIAKSTGQLIAINYGNDSDEDGMDDWWEDRFGFDKDSAADAELDADSDGLSNLEEFNLGTTPTNTDTDGDQLSDYDEHLTYLSNPKNADSDDDGMDDGWEVTQGFDLLNPADGMTDSDADGILNVEEYIEGTDPWDETSLPDIVTSMDISFEDGVLTDNWVIDQTMPSSWAVDNLSASHGEYSLFSSNDAAIEYSDFFHGNLMSFDINANCNSSFRYYLYIDGVYENSAYLSYGWQNVEVLIPRGRHTIRFEIDESCGGRIDNIQFSALSNTIEDEVNYVGTFGSKLRFYDYDDNLIKEAPITDFQHDTRGVSVLSNGKVAVFNNYSNSNLSIYTPEYHLWQHYSLPNWGGNGIFDGIETIGDYIFLIDSLNDSTNGRGIIRFNLNTEQYNHYSGGSYQDLAVGENNKLYALIGSQINVYAPETMTLERTIAVGAVSLFDVDSAGNIYVGSSQRQLRKLDSNGVQIGTLDINNFYIENSMSAGSFKNIELNARNEVLITDSYERVLKADFDSDTIALVQGDNSLDRISVAPLIDDDLDGMPLWWENKYGLSDADSSDAQLDLDSDGLTNLAEYTEKTAANNSDTDADLLSDFDEITTYGTNPLKIDSDGDQLSDGDEVNNHFTDPLDTDSDDDGFADNSELVLYNTDPNDADSVPDAIDYFADNFDSGDISTVWQTTASSNAQWFIEEGVLRSGDIDDREQSIIQIEGLFAQGTFSFDASVSSESCCDSLEVYVDDVRQLATVNAETQTYELQLDSGQHVIKFRYEKDGSVSRGTDSAYIDNIEFVSINHNPLSSYSESFDLAAIPEAFIHPDDSDANWNVISYLEGEVGIGDWVLASGTISDSLQSVIEFEESFVSGTFSFMAKVDSENCCDNLFVYLNDVLVVDSVTETWQQYSFDITEGAHKIKFVYSKNDSISVGDDKAYIDDLSFIAN comes from the coding sequence ATGCAAATCTTAACACCGTTGTTTCGTAATATTTTCATCGTTTTGGCTTTTCTCTCGTTGTTCTCATGTGGTGGCAGCGGAGGCAACGAAGACAGTGGAGGCAGCTCAAATGAAAATATATTGGAAATTTCTGGAGTACCAAATGCTTCAGTTGTGGAAAATAGCGAATATATATTTCAACCTGTACTAAATAGCAGCAATCAAACTGGTATTCAATTTTCAATTCAGAAGTTACCGTCATGGGCTACATTCGACTCTGCCACGGGAATTCTCAGCGGTACACCTACTTATAATGATGCTGGGGTCTATGCTGATATATTAATTTCGGTAAGTGATGGCTCGAATAACAAGTCATTAAGTGTTTTTTCCATTGAAGTCATCAATGTAAACCGATTACCATCGCTTACCTCTTTGCCATCTATAGAATTAATGGAAACAGAAGAATTAGTCTATACCGTACAAATATCAGATAAAGACAATGATCCTGTCGAAGTAAATGCTAACAACTTGCCTTCTTGGGTATCTTTTGATAGTGAAAGTTTGCAACTATTGATTCAACCAGGGCTGGCTGACGCTGGCTTATACCCGGATATTAGCATTACCCTGAATGATGGTTTTGAAGAAGTTACACAAATGCTGTCAATCACTGTTGAAAATGCTATAACCATTAGCGGTAAAGTGATGGACGGCTACATTCAGGGAGCTTTAGTTTACGTTGATACAAACTTAAATAAAGTATTTGATGAAAATGAAATTCATAGCTATTCAGATAAAGATGGTAGCTATGTTTTATTCTACCCAGAAAGTAAATTGTCTATATTGAAATCTGTACCTATAAGAGCCTATTTGGGAGAAGGTGCTATCGATGAAAGTCGCATCGAGGTTAATTATAAAGATACACCGATTACGATTTCCCGTATGCCATTTGTTGATACAACTTCTACAAACGATGCGATCGCTAATGTTATTATTTCACCTTTTACCGACTCAATTGAAAAAGGGATTGCTCACTTAATTGAGCAGTTTTATGCTAACGAAATTAATTTGAATGAATTAAAAGGGGCAATATTAGCCGAACAAGAGCGGCTGGCAAACGAAGTTAAAAATGAACTGGAAGTTGACTTTGAACAACTCGAAATTAGTTTTGAAAGTTTTGTAGCTGTTTTAGTTGGTGATTTTATTGACGATACTCTTATTGGGCAGCAAATGATCGTTCTTGCTGAGGAATTATTAGATGCAATTATTCTTCTAGAAGATGTCCGAGATTCGGATAATGATGGTCTAGTTAATAACGTTGATGATGACGATGATAACGACGGTGTGTTAGACGAAGATGATACATTTCCGTTAGATAGCACTGAGTCAATCGATACAGATTTAGACGGTCTTGGCAATAACATTGATGGTGACGATGATAACGACGGTGTGTTAGACGAAAGTGATGTATTTCCGTTAGATGGCGCAGAGTCTGCTGATACCGATATGGATGGCGTTGGTGATAATGCCGATTTTTATCAAACCGATGCTAGTTGTAGTGCCGAATCTGACGGCAATGGTACTGCGTGTTATTTAACTTGGTTAGCTGCTCAGCAGCTAAATCATATTAGCTATTCTGACGCCGGGAACATCTATTTTTATACTGACAGCTCTGCGCTTTTATTGAATTTTAATATTGAAAGTCAATCATTCGAATCAGTGACAAGCACCGCTGGCGTTACTGATATTGAGTACTCTGAAGCTCATCAACGCTTATATGTTGGCTATGCCAGCGGCGAGATAAAATACCTGAATGATGAATTTACCCTAAATCATCATGCGCAGCTTGATAACTGCGTAAGTTCATTAATTGACGCAGGTACGTACCTTGTTGCCCGAGAATGTAATGGCTATTCCTACGGTGTCTATAAAAGCATTAATACTTACGGTGACATAATCGCTCAATCGCAAGATTATTATGATACTTCTATCTATACCCAGTGGAATAATTCATTATCAAGGCTTTATCATTTTAGAGACGGAATATCACCGAATGATATTATTTCTACTCAGATCAATAGTGATGGCAGTTTTGTGCGCTCAGATGACTCCCCTTATCATGGAGCTTACAGTATTACTGGACCGATCAGTATCTCATATGATGACAGTCTTGTTCTTTTGGGCAGTGGCGATATATATAATGCGGACGGTTTAAGTTGGTTTGGCTCGATAAATACCGGCTTCGATTTTGCTTTTTGGCAAGTCGATAATTCACTTGTTACATTACATATTAGTGGTAGTACAACAACCCTATATCGACGCGATTCTGAGTTTAGAGTTGTTGAAACAGTACGCATAGAAGGTATAGTACAAGAAGTTATTGCTGATGGTGATAACGCGTCAATAGTGCTTAAACAAGCAGCTAAATTAAAGGTGTATTCGTATATACCAAGCAGTGACAGTGACGAAGATGGAGTTTCTAACCTCGAAGATGCGTTCCCGCAAGACATAGCTGCCTCCGTTGACAGTGACAATGACGGTTACCCAGATGCATGGAACGAAGGTAAATCACAATTAGATAGTAGCTCTAATTTAACAATTGATGCTTTTCCAACCGACAGTGCTTGTTGGTTAGATTCTCATGGTATTGATGGCGTTTGTGACTACGGCGCAACCGTTCCTAATTTCGTTCCGGATGTGATTGTTGCAGATGATAGTGGTGATATTTATTTGCTAAGTCAGGCAAATAATAAAATTTATCGCTGGCTAAGTGACTCACAGCGCTATGGAAACCCTATTTTTGTCGGGCAGTCGACAGCGGTACATTCTTTAGCACCGACTCATATGGCATTTTCAAGTTCGCACCAACGCATTTATTTAGGTTATGGCAATGGCAAAATTAGCTATGTAGCATTAGCTGATTTAAGCGCTGAAGTAGATTTTGCTAATACCGCTATGCCAGTTGGCGGCTTGGCATCTGTAGGTAACTTTGTTCTAGCTCAGGATGGCAGTGGTGCCTGGAATACCCATTATATTTTTGATCGCAATGGCCAGTTAACCGATCAGGAAGATTGGAATAGACGTTCGCAAACCTATGCGTGGAATAGCCATACCTCGAAAGTTTATTTCCTTCGAGATGGCACATCACCAAATGATCTTCACTATGAAGAAATTAATCAGGTGATCGGAACTATTGGTGCCGAAGGTGATTCACCTTACCACAGCAGTACTGGTATACGACACCCAGTACGAGTATCACACGATCGTCGCCACATAATCTTAGGAAGTGGCAGTATTTATGACGCCAATGATCTCTCCTTAGTAGGTGATTTAAATATTGCTGGTGTTGATGTGCAATGGATGAGTAACGTTATTTTAACGATTGAAGATAGCCTTAACGCCACCCAGTTAAAATTTTGGCATAGTAGTGAATACACCTTGATGGGGAGTGTCACGATTAATGGCACGCCTCTTAAAATAGTACAGCATAACGATGATGCCATAATCATTTCAAAAACTGGTTCAGGGTTAAGCTTTACCAAAAAAGTGATTGCCGATCATGATCTCGATACATTACCTGGCTGGTGGGAAGAGCTCAATCAATTAAATGATAATGACAGCTCTGACGCGCCATTAGACTCCGACAATGATGGTTTAACAAATTTACAAGAATTTAATTTGTTAACAGATCCGCAAAATAGTGATTCCGATAATGATGGTATCAATGATGGTGATGAAGTTAACACTTACGGCACACAGCCATTAGATGCAGATTCTGATGATGATGGATTAAATGATGGCGAAGAAGTGAATACGTACTTCACTCAACCATTAAATTCGGATTCCGATAGTGATGGTTTAACTGATGAGCAGGAAGTGAATGTCTATTTATCTAACCCGCTCAATAGTGATTCTGATAACGATGGGTTAGCAGATAATTTTGAAGTTGATAACCAACTTAACCCTAATGTTGATGATGCACAATTAGATGCGGACAGTGATGGCTTGGATAATATTGGCGAATTTACAGCCGGTTCAAATATCAATAAAGCGGATACCGATAATGATGGCTTAAGTGATGGTGAAGAAGTTCACACGTATTTAACTGATCCGACTAATCGAGATACTGATGCGGATAAGTTACCTGACGGTTGGGAAATAAACTTTGCTTTTAATCCACTTCTTGCAACTGATGCTACTACCGACTTTGATAATGATAGCTTTGATAACTTAACCGAATTTTTCTTGCAGTCAGACCCGACAGATATCAATTCTATTCCTGTTGCACAACCATGGAGTGGACATCAAGGCAATGCTGCACATAATGGTTTTACAGCGCTGACAATAAATTCTGATAACTTAGCGGTTCGATGGTCAATTTCAATGCCTGCAGGCTTTGATAACTTTAATCCGGTAACAGCGATTAACGGTCAGGTATTTGCCACTAATTACACTTGGTATGACGACGAAGCTGTTTATGCGTTAGATGCAGTCGATGGTTCGGTTTTATGGCATAAAGCATTTACTGATGCTGGATTTGTTAATGCACCAACCGTTGATAATGGCTCTGTGTATTTGCAAACCGGAACCAGTGGTGATTCTTACTTATATTCATTTGATACAAATAATGGTGAATTGAACTACAAGGTAAGTTATGGCAATCAGTCTACCAGATATAAAGCACCCACTGTTTATGAGCAAGAAGTATATACTGGCGGTGGAAGATATGGCGGCAGTTATAAATATAACGCGATTAATGGTGAAGAGCTATGGTTTACTGATTTAGCGCAATGCGGCAATTGGACGCCAGCTGTCGATGATGAATATTTCTATTATTTTTCAACCGGCTTTACTAAAGCAGATAAAGAAACAGGTGAACAAGTTTCGGTGTTTGGTGATAGTAGTTGGCGATGTTTAACCCCTGTATTAGGCGGTCAAAACGATGCATTTGCGATAGCTGATTACAGCTTAGTGGCATTTGATTTAGCAAATGACAACATTAAATGGCAGCACAATGAAGAAGGATTGAGTAGTAATCGATTTACCGGAGAGCCTGCTGTTGGCCTAGGCAAAGTTTACGCTATTAAGAATGGTTCTTTAACTGTATATGATCAATTTAGCGGTGAGCAACTATGGACATGGCAGCCTCTAAACAATAATTCACTATCGGGTAATCTGGCATTAACCAATAATGTGTTATTCATTGGTGATGGTACCAATACCTATGCAGTCGATATTACAACTCACCAGCAAGTATGGTCTTATCCTGCCTTTGGACATATTTCATTATCGCTTGAAGGTGCGTTATACATTGCCAAATCAACTGGTCAGTTAATTGCGATTAATTATGGCAATGACAGTGATGAAGATGGAATGGATGATTGGTGGGAAGACAGGTTTGGTTTTGATAAAGACTCGGCAGCAGATGCGGAGTTAGATGCTGACAGTGACGGACTGTCTAATCTAGAAGAATTTAATTTAGGCACAACGCCAACCAATACTGATACTGATGGCGATCAGCTTTCTGACTATGATGAGCATCTCACTTATCTATCTAATCCGAAAAATGCAGATTCAGATGACGATGGTATGGATGATGGCTGGGAAGTAACTCAGGGATTCGATCTATTAAATCCTGCCGATGGCATGACAGATAGCGATGCTGATGGCATCTTGAACGTTGAGGAATATATCGAAGGCACAGATCCTTGGGATGAAACGTCGTTACCTGACATAGTTACCTCGATGGATATTTCGTTTGAAGATGGTGTTCTTACTGATAATTGGGTTATCGATCAAACTATGCCGAGTAGCTGGGCTGTAGATAATTTATCGGCATCGCATGGTGAATACAGCTTGTTTTCATCTAATGATGCTGCCATCGAATACAGCGACTTTTTCCATGGTAACTTAATGTCTTTTGATATTAATGCTAATTGCAACAGTTCATTCCGCTATTACCTTTATATAGATGGTGTATATGAAAATTCGGCATATTTAAGCTACGGCTGGCAAAATGTCGAGGTGTTAATCCCAAGAGGGCGACATACAATAAGGTTCGAAATTGATGAAAGCTGTGGGGGCCGAATAGATAATATTCAATTTTCAGCATTATCTAATACTATTGAGGATGAAGTTAATTACGTTGGCACATTTGGTAGTAAGCTAAGATTTTACGACTATGATGATAACCTGATAAAAGAAGCACCAATAACAGACTTCCAACACGACACTCGCGGTGTTTCTGTGTTGTCTAATGGCAAGGTAGCTGTATTTAATAACTACAGTAACTCGAACCTTTCTATTTATACTCCAGAGTATCATTTATGGCAGCATTACTCGTTGCCTAACTGGGGGGGGAATGGAATTTTTGATGGTATCGAAACAATTGGCGATTATATTTTCTTAATCGATTCTTTAAATGATAGTACCAATGGTCGGGGGATCATACGCTTTAACTTAAATACTGAACAATATAACCATTATTCTGGCGGCAGTTACCAGGACTTAGCGGTTGGCGAAAATAATAAACTTTACGCATTGATTGGCAGTCAGATAAATGTTTATGCTCCTGAAACAATGACCTTAGAACGTACAATCGCTGTCGGCGCTGTATCACTTTTTGATGTTGATAGTGCAGGAAATATTTATGTCGGGAGCAGCCAGCGGCAATTACGTAAACTCGATAGCAATGGTGTTCAAATAGGTACTTTAGACATAAATAACTTTTATATTGAAAATTCGATGAGTGCGGGCTCGTTTAAAAATATTGAATTGAATGCTAGAAACGAAGTACTAATTACAGATTCCTATGAAAGAGTATTAAAAGCTGATTTTGACAGTGATACTATTGCTTTAGTACAAGGAGACAATAGCCTGGATCGTATATCCGTAGCACCACTAATTGACGACGATCTTGATGGTATGCCACTTTGGTGGGAAAACAAATATGGTCTATCTGATGCCGATAGCTCAGATGCGCAATTGGATTTGGACAGCGACGGCTTAACAAATTTAGCCGAGTATACAGAAAAAACTGCGGCTAACAATAGTGATACCGATGCAGATTTATTAAGTGACTTTGACGAAATCACTACCTACGGCACAAACCCTTTGAAGATTGACAGTGATGGTGATCAATTATCTGATGGTGATGAAGTAAACAACCATTTTACTGACCCATTAGATACCGACAGCGATGATGATGGTTTTGCCGATAATAGTGAGCTGGTATTATATAACACCGATCCTAATGACGCTGACTCGGTTCCTGATGCGATAGACTATTTTGCTGATAACTTTGATTCTGGAGATATATCAACAGTATGGCAAACAACGGCCTCCTCAAATGCACAATGGTTTATAGAGGAGGGAGTTTTGCGCTCTGGAGATATCGACGATAGAGAGCAAAGCATTATACAAATTGAAGGGTTATTTGCACAGGGGACGTTTTCTTTTGATGCAAGCGTTAGCTCTGAAAGCTGTTGTGACAGTTTAGAGGTTTATGTTGATGATGTTCGCCAGCTAGCAACTGTGAATGCTGAAACACAAACATATGAGCTGCAGCTGGATTCTGGCCAACATGTAATCAAATTCAGATATGAAAAAGATGGCAGTGTCAGTAGAGGTACTGATAGCGCGTATATCGATAATATAGAATTTGTGTCGATAAACCATAACCCGTTATCATCTTATTCTGAGTCATTTGATTTAGCTGCTATCCCTGAGGCATTCATTCACCCTGATGACAGTGATGCGAATTGGAATGTGATTTCTTATTTAGAGGGCGAAGTTGGCATAGGAGATTGGGTATTAGCCTCGGGTACCATCAGTGATTCTTTGCAGAGTGTTATCGAATTTGAAGAAAGCTTTGTTAGCGGCACGTTTAGTTTTATGGCAAAAGTTGATTCTGAAAATTGTTGTGATAATTTGTTTGTATATTTGAATGATGTGCTGGTTGTAGACTCAGTAACCGAAACATGGCAGCAATATTCATTTGATATTACTGAAGGGGCCCATAAGATAAAGTTTGTTTATAGCAAAAATGACAGTATATCAGTTGGCGATGATAAAGCTTATATCGATGATTTAAGTTTTATTGCTAATTGA
- the lpdA gene encoding dihydrolipoyl dehydrogenase, with product MSNDIKTQVVVLGAGPGGYSAAFRAADLGLDVVLVESRATLGGVCLNVGCIPSKALLHVAKVIDDAAAMASHGVTFGAPKIDLDKIRSWKEDVIGQLTGGLGGMSKARKVKTVTGYGKFTGSNTIAVEGNDGEVTNISFDNAIIAAGSSVIDLPFIPNDDPRVIDSTGALELQDVPGEMLVLGGGIIGLEMGTVYSALGSNVSVVEFADQLVPAADKDIVKVYNNYNKKKFNIMLSTKVVAVEAKDDGLYVTFEGKKAPAEQVRYDKILVAVGRKPNGHLVAADKAGVNVDERGFINVTNELRTNVNHIFAIGDVVGQPMLAHKAVHEAHCAAEVIAGKKHVFDPRCIPSIAYTDPEMAWVGVTEREAKEQGLNIEVANFPWAASGRAIASARTEGKTKMIFEKDTGRVLGGAIVGINAGEMLGEICLAVEMGADAEDIGLTIHAHPTLNESIGLAAEIFEGSITDLPNAKAVKKKK from the coding sequence ATGAGTAACGATATTAAAACCCAAGTCGTTGTTTTAGGCGCTGGCCCTGGTGGCTATTCTGCAGCTTTTCGTGCAGCTGATCTTGGTTTAGACGTAGTACTAGTAGAAAGCCGCGCTACGCTTGGCGGAGTTTGTTTAAACGTCGGTTGTATTCCTTCTAAAGCATTGCTTCATGTTGCTAAAGTAATTGATGATGCGGCTGCTATGGCCTCTCATGGTGTTACGTTTGGCGCACCAAAAATTGACTTAGACAAAATTCGTAGCTGGAAAGAAGACGTTATTGGTCAACTTACTGGCGGTTTAGGCGGCATGTCTAAGGCACGTAAAGTTAAAACTGTTACAGGTTACGGTAAATTTACCGGTAGCAACACTATTGCTGTTGAAGGTAATGACGGCGAAGTGACTAATATCTCTTTTGATAATGCTATTATCGCTGCTGGCTCATCAGTGATCGATTTACCATTTATCCCTAACGATGACCCTCGCGTTATCGACTCAACTGGTGCGCTTGAATTACAAGACGTACCTGGTGAAATGCTAGTTCTAGGCGGTGGCATCATCGGTTTAGAAATGGGCACTGTATACTCAGCATTAGGTTCTAACGTATCAGTGGTAGAATTTGCTGATCAATTAGTACCAGCTGCTGATAAAGACATTGTTAAAGTTTACAACAACTACAACAAGAAAAAATTCAACATCATGTTGTCTACTAAAGTTGTTGCTGTTGAAGCTAAAGACGATGGTTTATACGTTACCTTTGAAGGTAAAAAAGCACCGGCAGAACAAGTTCGTTATGACAAAATTTTAGTTGCTGTTGGTCGTAAGCCAAACGGCCACTTAGTTGCTGCTGACAAAGCCGGCGTTAATGTTGATGAACGCGGTTTCATCAACGTAACTAACGAATTACGTACTAACGTTAATCACATCTTCGCTATCGGTGATGTTGTTGGTCAACCAATGCTTGCTCACAAAGCAGTACATGAAGCACATTGTGCAGCTGAAGTTATTGCTGGCAAAAAACACGTATTTGACCCTCGTTGTATTCCTTCAATCGCTTATACTGACCCAGAAATGGCTTGGGTTGGTGTTACTGAACGTGAAGCAAAAGAACAAGGCTTAAACATTGAAGTTGCTAACTTCCCATGGGCTGCATCTGGTCGTGCTATCGCTTCAGCTCGTACTGAAGGTAAAACGAAGATGATCTTCGAAAAAGACACTGGCCGAGTATTAGGTGGTGCTATCGTAGGTATAAATGCTGGCGAAATGCTTGGCGAAATTTGTTTAGCTGTAGAAATGGGGGCAGATGCTGAAGATATTGGTTTAACCATTCATGCTCACCCAACGTTAAACGAATCAATTGGTTTAGCGGCAGAAATTTTTGAAGGTTCAATCACCGACCTTCCAAATGCAAAAGCGGTGAAAAAGAAAAAGTAA